A region of Ictalurus furcatus strain D&B chromosome 1, Billie_1.0, whole genome shotgun sequence DNA encodes the following proteins:
- the klhl38b gene encoding kelch-like protein 38 has protein sequence MSFAYTIAGTKTHRMCYTLAKTRLDGALMEVLHYKDKELLSTLLLQLNNLRKEQILTDVVLCSDGKEIPCHRNVLVSSSPYFHAMFCSNFCERQQARVEMQGVPYNALNSIVDYVYTGAISITMESVLPLMQAAAMLNYERIFEACSTFLEAQLRPDNCLSMIRLSEILHCTSLQQKARELAVKSFSDVVDSEDFCELSLKELVGYLEDDQLCAEEEQVFEILLAWIHHDPFARQGAIHDLFRKVRLRHIHPSYLFQFIASDPLVQSSSLCTEIIDSVRRLLFSVGSNCPGELQPLWTAPRRHTCKESLVVIGGRKNNERTSRETLLFDEQTECWQGLAKLPVRLYRASYVCMHSILYVLGGLTMTAGGSGVPTATVYTLSLKMNQWRVAEPMLTPRFGHQSISYLQFIFVLGGITDDRQPSSGVERYNTMFNQWESMAAMPEAVQHPAVAAHNQRIYVFGGEDAMQNPVRMIQVYHIGRNLWCKMENRMVKNVCAPASVIDGKIYIIGGYTRRMVAYDIKANRFIKCKNMKERRMHHSATVINNRLYVTGGRYINSHDDVQDSDSFDCYDPETDAWTSKGTLPFKLFDHGSVPMVCVSQKPFPT, from the exons ATGAGCTTTGCTTATACTATAGCAGGTACAAAAACCCACAGGATGTGTTACACGCTGGCTAAAACCAG ATTAGATGGTGCATTAATGGAGGTCCTACACTATAAAGACAAAGAGCTGTTGTCCACCCTCCTCTTGCAGCTGAACAACTTGAGGAAGGAGCAAATCCTCACAGATGTTGTCCTTTGTTCTGATGGCAAAGAGATCCCCTGCCACCGCAATGTTCTAGTGTCCAGCAGTCCTTACTTCCACGCTATGTTCTGCAGCAACTTTTGTGAGAGACAGCAGGCTCGGGTGGAAATGCAGGGAGTTCCCTATAATGCCCTTAATAGCATTGTGGACTATGTCTACACAGGAGCTATTAGTATTACCATGGAGTCAGTTCTCCCTCTGATGCAAGCTGCTGCAATGCTAAATTACGAGCGGATTTTCGAGGCCTGCTCGACCTTCTTGGAGGCCCAGCTCAGGCCGGATAACTGCTTGAGCATGATCCGCCTTTCAGAGATTCTGCACTGCACTAGTTTGCAGCAGAAAGCTCGGGAGCTAGCTGTGAAAAGCTTCTCTGATGTTGTGGATTCTGAGGACTTCTGTGAACTCTCCCTGAAAGAGTTGGTTGGTTACTTAGAAGATGACCAACTGTGTGCTGAGGAGGAGCAGGTGTTTGAAATCCTTCTGGCTTGGATCCATCATGACCCTTTTGCCCGCCAAGGTGCTATCCATGACCTTTTTCGAAAGGTGAGGCTACGACACATCCATCCCTCCTACCTCTTCCAGTTCATCGCCAGTGACCCATTAGTGCAGTCCTCCTCCCTTTGTACTGAGATCATTGACTCAGTGAGACGTCTCCTCTTTTCTGTTGGTTCCAATTGTCCGGGCGAACTGCAACCACTCTGGACTGCTCCACGGCGTCATACCTGTAAAGAATCTCTAGTGGTTATAGGTGGGCGTAAAAACAATGAGCGCACATCTCGCGAGACACTGCTATTTGATGAACAGACAGAGTGCTGGCAAGGGCTGGCTAAGTTACCCGTACGACTCTACCGTGCCTCTTACGTCTGCATGCATAGCATCCTCTATGTTCTGGGAGGTCTAACCATGACCGCAGGAGGAAGTGGTGTACCTACTGCCACAGTTTACACACTCTCCCTAAAAATGAATCAGTGGAGGGTTGCGGAGCCCATGCTGACGCCTCGATTTGGCCATCAGAGCATCTCCTACCTACAGTTCATCTTTGTTTTAGGTGGCATTACAGATGACAGACAGCCCTCCAGTGGGGTGGAGAGATACAATACCATGTTCAACCAATGGGAGTCTATGGCTGCAATGCCAGAAGCAGTCCAGCACCCTGCTGTAGCAGCACATAACCAGAGAATCTATGTATTTGGTGGGGAAGATGCCATGCAAAACCCAGTACGAATGATTCAG GTTTACCACATTGGAAGAAATCTCTGGTGTAAAATGGAGAACAGGATGGTGAAGAATGTTTGTGCCCCTGCTTCAGTTATTGATGGCAAAATCTACATTATTGGAG GCTATACAAGAAGAATGGTGGCATATGACATTAAAGCAAACAGATTTATTAAATGCAAGAATATGAAAGAGAGAAGGATGCATCACTCAGCCACCGTCATCAACAACAGACTCTATGTCACTGGGGGCCGATACATTAACAGCCATGATGATGTCCAGGATTCAGACAGCTTTGACTGCTATGACCCAGAGACAGATGCCTGGACATCAAAAGGCACTTTGCCATTTAAACTCTTTGACCATGGCTCAGTTCCGATGGTGTGTGTCTCACAGAAGCCTTTTCCCACATGA